The proteins below are encoded in one region of Papio anubis isolate 15944 chromosome 19, Panubis1.0, whole genome shotgun sequence:
- the SERPINB7 gene encoding serpin B7 isoform X1, which translates to MASLAAANAEFCFNLFREMDDNQGNGNVFFSSLSLFAALALVRLGARGDCVSQIDKVLHVNTASGYGNSSNSQPGFQSQLKRVFSDINASHKDYDLSIVNGLFAEKVYGFHKDYIECAEKLYDAKVERVDFTNHLEDTRRKINKWVESETHGKIKNVIGDGGISSSAVMVLVNAVYFKGKWQSAFTKSETTNCRFKSPKCSGKSVAMMHQERKFNLSVIEDPPMKVLELRYNGGINMYVLLPDNDLSEIENKLTFQNLMEWTNPRRMTSKYVEVFFPQFKIEKNYEMKQYLRPLGLKDIFDESKADLSGIASGGRLYISRLMHKSYIEVNEEGTEATAATGSNIVEKQLPESTLFRADHPFLFVIRKDDIILFSGKVSCP; encoded by the exons ATGGCCTCCCTTGCTGCAGCAAATGCAGAGTTTTGCTTCAACCTGTTCAGAGAGATGGATGATAATCAAGGAAATGGAAATGTGTTcttttcctctctgagcctcttcgCTGCCCTGGCCCTGGTCCGCTTGGGTGCTCGAGGTGACTGTGTCTCTCAGATTGATAAG GTGCTTCACGTTAACACTGCTTCAGGATATGGAAACTCTTCTAATAGTCAG ccaggGTTCCAGTCTCAACTGAAAAGAGTTTTTTCTGATATAAATGCATCCCACAAGGATTATGATCTCAGCATTGTGAACGGTCTTTTTGCGGAAAAAGTGTATGGCTTTCATAAG GACTACATTGAGTGTGCCGAAAAATTATACGATGCCAAAGTGGAGCGAGTTGACTTTACAAATCATTTAGAAGACACTAGACGTAAAATTAATAAGTGGGTTGAAAGTGAAACACATG gcaaaatCAAGAACGTGATTGGTGACGGTGGCATCAGCTCATCTGCTGTAATGGTGCTGGTGAACGCTGTGTACTTCAAAGGCAAGTGGCAATCAGCCTTCACCAAGAGTGAAACCACAAATTGCCGTTTCAAATCTCCCAAG TGCTCTGGGAAGTCAGTGGCCATGATGCACCAGGAGCGGAAGTTCAATTTGTCTGTTATCGAGGACCCGCCAATGAAGGTTCTTGAGCTCAGATACAATGGTGGCATAAACATGTACGTTCTGCTGCCTGACAATGACCTCTCTGAA ATTGAAAACAAACTGACCTTTCAGAATCTAATGGAATGGACCAATCCAAGGCGAATGACCTCTAAGTATGTTGAGGTATTTTTTCCTCAGTTCAAGATAGAGAAGAATTatgaaatgaaacaatatttGAGACCCCTAGGGCTGAAAGATATCTTTGATGAATCCAAAGCAGATCTCTCTGGGATTGCTTCAGGGGGTCGTCTGTATATATCAAGACTGATGCACAAATCTTACATAGAGGTCAATGAGGAGGGCACGGAGGCTACTGCTGCCACAGGAAGTAATATTGTAGAAAAGCAACTCCCTGAGTCCACGCTGTTTAGAGCCGACCACCCATTCCTATTTGTCATCAGGAAGGATGACATCATCTTATTCAGTGGCAAAGTTTCTTGCCCTTGA